The following coding sequences lie in one Streptomyces venezuelae genomic window:
- a CDS encoding AfsR/SARP family transcriptional regulator — translation MVDVPRVPEQRRPASGNTPEGRTEGHPPEVPASRFSVLGPVRAWLGPDQLNTGSPQQRALLAALLLRDGRTATASELIDALWGEEPPSQALAAVRTYASRLRKVLPPGVLVSESGGYAVQVADGALDLAVAEDLWSAAEKARGAGDLCQARTLVNKALGLWDGEPLANVPGPYADTQRTRLDEWRLQLLETRLDMDLEQGCHAEAVSELTALTAAHPLRERLRELLMLALYRSGRQAEALAVYADTRRLLADELGVDPRPGLKELQQRILQADPGLAEPSTPAQEPATTVVRPAQLPATVPDFTGRASFVDELSDILSTAEGRVMAVSALAGIGGVGKTTLAVHVAHVARAHFPDGQLYVDLQGAGARVAEPETVLGAFLRALGTADSAIPDSLEERAALYRSVLDGRRVLVLLDNARDAAQVRPLLPGMEGCAALVTSRVRMVDLAGAHLVDLDVMSPEEALLLFTRIVGEERVTAEREAALDVVAACGFLPLAIRIAASRLAARRTWTVSTLAAKLADERRRLDELQAGDLAVKATFELGYGQLEPAQARAFRLLGLADGPDLSLAAAAAVLDLPLDETEDVLESLVDTSLVESAAPGRYRYHDLVRLYARACAERDEQPPGERDAAMSRLLDFYLASAARVYAIERPGDRTVDHLEPTEHAGQDFTDDTKALDWLHSEAACILACVQQSLGAGMLRRAVSLLLASKDLAESGASSLRYESVTCAARDAAAALGDSLAEGQARVALAQVLSKVGHFDRASEELARGVELGSVSKDPWTISNALNEQGIIAYCVNQQAASEAYLHKAVEAFRADANRAGEASALCNLSRVLAANGRTPQAIDLARQGMSIYDDLGYNFRLANARSALGIALSDAGQHTEALVELNEALRVFAEVRQRLWEGTTHFRIAQVHLSARRPAQAAQHAEQALSTGCVGGDWMRANALTLLGRSLDTIGQVDRARACWREALTIYEASRAPEAEEVRALLAPVAAA, via the coding sequence ATGGTCGATGTACCGCGAGTACCGGAGCAGCGGCGTCCGGCCTCGGGGAACACCCCCGAGGGGCGGACCGAGGGGCATCCCCCCGAGGTACCGGCGTCGCGCTTCAGCGTGCTCGGACCGGTGCGCGCGTGGCTCGGCCCGGACCAGCTCAACACCGGTTCGCCCCAGCAGAGGGCGCTGCTCGCGGCCCTGCTGCTGCGGGACGGCCGTACGGCCACGGCCTCGGAGCTGATCGACGCCCTGTGGGGCGAGGAGCCGCCGTCGCAGGCCCTGGCGGCGGTGCGTACGTACGCGTCCCGGCTCCGCAAGGTGCTGCCTCCGGGCGTCCTCGTCAGCGAGTCCGGGGGGTACGCGGTCCAGGTCGCCGACGGCGCACTCGACCTCGCCGTGGCGGAGGACCTGTGGTCGGCGGCGGAGAAGGCCCGCGGCGCGGGTGATCTCTGCCAGGCGCGGACGCTGGTGAACAAGGCGCTCGGCCTCTGGGACGGCGAACCCCTCGCCAACGTCCCGGGTCCGTACGCGGACACGCAGCGCACCCGCCTCGACGAGTGGCGCCTCCAGCTCCTGGAGACCCGCCTGGACATGGACCTGGAACAGGGCTGCCACGCGGAGGCCGTCTCGGAGCTGACGGCTCTGACCGCGGCGCACCCGCTGCGGGAGCGGCTGCGCGAGCTGCTGATGCTGGCGCTCTACCGCAGCGGGCGCCAGGCGGAGGCCCTCGCGGTCTACGCGGACACGCGCCGTCTGCTCGCCGACGAGCTCGGCGTCGACCCGAGGCCCGGCCTCAAGGAGCTCCAGCAGCGCATCCTCCAGGCCGACCCCGGCCTCGCGGAGCCGTCCACGCCCGCGCAGGAACCGGCGACGACGGTGGTGCGCCCCGCGCAGCTCCCGGCGACGGTCCCCGACTTCACGGGCCGCGCGTCCTTCGTCGACGAACTCAGCGACATCCTGTCGACCGCCGAGGGCCGCGTGATGGCGGTCTCCGCGCTCGCGGGCATCGGCGGCGTCGGCAAGACGACCCTCGCGGTGCATGTCGCTCATGTGGCGCGCGCCCACTTCCCCGACGGCCAGCTGTACGTGGACCTCCAGGGCGCGGGCGCACGCGTCGCCGAGCCGGAGACGGTCCTCGGCGCGTTCCTGCGCGCCCTCGGCACGGCCGACTCGGCGATCCCGGACTCCCTGGAGGAGCGGGCCGCGCTGTACCGGTCGGTCCTCGACGGCCGCCGGGTCCTCGTCCTCCTCGACAACGCGCGCGACGCGGCGCAGGTCCGGCCGCTGCTGCCCGGCATGGAGGGCTGCGCGGCGCTGGTCACGAGCCGTGTCCGCATGGTCGACCTGGCGGGCGCGCACCTCGTGGACCTGGACGTGATGTCCCCCGAGGAGGCGCTGCTCCTCTTCACCCGCATCGTCGGCGAGGAGCGGGTCACCGCGGAGCGGGAGGCGGCGCTCGACGTGGTGGCGGCGTGCGGGTTCCTGCCGCTCGCCATCCGCATCGCGGCGTCCCGGCTCGCGGCGCGCCGCACGTGGACGGTCTCCACGCTCGCGGCGAAGCTGGCGGACGAGCGGCGGCGTCTGGACGAGCTCCAGGCGGGCGACCTCGCGGTCAAGGCGACGTTCGAACTCGGCTACGGCCAGCTGGAGCCGGCCCAGGCCCGCGCCTTCCGCCTCCTCGGCCTGGCGGACGGCCCCGACCTGTCCCTCGCGGCGGCCGCGGCGGTCCTGGACCTCCCCCTGGACGAGACCGAGGACGTCCTGGAGTCCCTGGTCGACACGTCCCTGGTCGAATCCGCGGCACCGGGCCGCTACCGCTACCACGATCTCGTACGCCTCTACGCCCGCGCCTGCGCCGAACGCGACGAACAGCCCCCCGGCGAGCGGGACGCGGCGATGTCCCGCCTCCTCGACTTCTACCTGGCCTCCGCGGCCCGGGTCTACGCGATCGAACGCCCCGGCGACCGCACGGTGGACCACCTGGAGCCCACGGAACACGCGGGCCAGGACTTCACCGACGACACGAAGGCCCTGGACTGGCTGCACTCCGAGGCGGCGTGCATCCTGGCGTGCGTGCAGCAGTCGCTGGGGGCGGGGATGCTGCGGCGGGCGGTCTCGCTGCTGCTGGCCTCCAAGGACCTCGCCGAGTCCGGCGCCAGCTCGCTGCGGTACGAGTCGGTCACCTGCGCGGCGCGCGACGCGGCGGCCGCGCTGGGCGACTCCCTCGCCGAGGGACAGGCCCGGGTCGCCCTCGCCCAAGTCCTCAGCAAGGTCGGCCACTTCGACAGGGCGTCGGAGGAACTGGCCCGCGGCGTGGAGCTCGGCTCCGTGTCCAAGGATCCGTGGACCATAAGCAACGCGTTGAACGAGCAGGGCATCATCGCGTACTGCGTCAACCAGCAGGCCGCGAGCGAGGCCTATCTGCACAAGGCCGTCGAGGCGTTCCGCGCGGACGCCAACCGGGCCGGCGAGGCCAGCGCCCTGTGCAATCTGTCGCGCGTGCTCGCCGCGAACGGCCGGACGCCGCAGGCCATCGACCTCGCCCGGCAGGGCATGTCCATCTACGACGACCTGGGCTACAACTTCCGGCTCGCCAACGCCCGGAGCGCGCTGGGCATCGCCCTCAGCGACGCCGGTCAGCACACGGAGGCGCTGGTCGAACTCAACGAAGCCCTGCGGGTGTTCGCCGAGGTCCGCCAGCGCCTGTGGGAGGGGACGACGCACTTCCGCATCGCCCAGGTGCACCTCTCGGCCCGCCGCCCGGCCCAGGCGGCGCAACATGCGGAGCAGGCGCTCAGCACCGGCTGTGTCGGAGGGGACTGGATGCGTGCAAACGCTCTGACCCTTTTGGGCAGGTCTCTCGACACCATCGGGCAGGTCGACCGTGCGCGCGCCTGCTGGCGTGAGGCCCTCACCATCTACGAGGCTTCAAGGGCCCCCGAAGCCGAAGAGGTCAGGGCGCTCCTCGCCCCGGTGGCCGCGGCCTAG
- a CDS encoding sigma-like protein translates to MSDATRNQNITTMGDGHIPAPPKDGGATTQGDGHIPAPPKDGGATTQGDGHIPAPPAKDA, encoded by the coding sequence ATGAGCGACGCCACGAGGAACCAGAACATCACCACCATGGGTGACGGCCACATTCCCGCGCCGCCGAAGGACGGCGGCGCCACCACGCAGGGCGACGGGCACATCCCCGCGCCTCCCAAGGACGGCGGCGCCACCACGCAGGGCGACGGGCACATCCCCGCCCCTCCCGCCAAGGACGCCTAA
- a CDS encoding FadD3 family acyl-CoA ligase, whose protein sequence is MRGDLEWGSIPGLVRAAAERYGTREAVVEGRTRISYAELGERVEHAAAACMANGVEPGDRVAVWAPNTLDWIVSALGAVGAGAVLVPLNTRFKGTEAAYVLARSRAKVLFVTGTFLGTSYVASLRRAAADGPGEGPLPGLPHLEQVVVLADDAPQDFRTWKDFLASGDRVSADAVRTRAASVEGSAPSDIVFTSGTTGRPKGAVITHAQTLRCYDIWSDLAGLREGDRYLIVNPFFHTFGYKAGIIACLMRGATMVPQPVFNVDTVLANVAAERISVLPGPPTLHQSILDHPSRDQHDLSALRLVVTGAAVVPLQLVERLRAELRIATVLTAYGLSEASGIVTMCRRGDPVDVIAATSGRAIPDTEVRVAAPGGEPLPPGHPGEVLVRGHHVMRGYFEDPEETARCLTPDGWLRTGDVGVLDTAGNLRITDRIKDMFIVGGFNAYPAEIEQLLGVHPAVADVAVIGVPDPRLGEVGKAYVVRRPGSVVTADDLIAWARREMANYKVPRTVEFVTELPRNASGKVVKGELRGS, encoded by the coding sequence ATGCGCGGCGACCTGGAGTGGGGCAGCATCCCGGGACTCGTACGGGCGGCCGCCGAGCGGTACGGCACGCGGGAGGCGGTCGTCGAGGGCCGCACCCGCATCTCGTACGCGGAACTGGGCGAGCGCGTCGAGCACGCGGCGGCCGCCTGCATGGCCAACGGCGTCGAGCCCGGCGACCGCGTCGCCGTCTGGGCGCCGAACACCCTCGACTGGATCGTCTCCGCGCTCGGCGCCGTCGGCGCGGGCGCGGTCCTCGTCCCCCTCAACACCCGCTTCAAGGGCACGGAGGCGGCGTACGTCCTCGCCCGCAGCCGCGCCAAGGTCCTCTTCGTCACGGGCACGTTCCTCGGTACGTCGTACGTCGCCTCGCTGCGCCGCGCCGCCGCCGACGGGCCGGGCGAAGGACCGCTGCCGGGGCTGCCGCACCTGGAGCAGGTCGTCGTGCTCGCCGACGACGCGCCGCAGGACTTCCGCACCTGGAAGGACTTCCTGGCGAGCGGCGACAGGGTGTCGGCGGACGCGGTCCGTACGCGCGCGGCGTCCGTCGAGGGCTCCGCGCCCTCCGACATCGTCTTCACCTCGGGCACGACCGGCCGCCCCAAGGGCGCCGTCATCACCCACGCCCAGACCCTGCGCTGCTACGACATATGGAGCGACCTGGCCGGGTTGCGCGAGGGCGACCGCTATCTGATCGTGAACCCGTTCTTCCACACCTTCGGCTACAAGGCGGGGATCATCGCGTGCCTGATGCGGGGCGCGACGATGGTGCCGCAGCCGGTCTTCAACGTGGACACGGTCCTCGCCAACGTCGCCGCCGAACGCATCTCCGTCCTGCCGGGCCCGCCCACCCTGCACCAGTCGATCCTCGACCACCCGTCCCGCGACCAGCACGACCTCTCCGCGCTGCGGCTCGTCGTGACCGGCGCGGCGGTGGTGCCGCTGCAGCTCGTGGAACGGCTGCGGGCGGAGCTGCGCATCGCCACCGTCCTCACGGCGTACGGCCTTTCGGAGGCGAGCGGCATCGTCACGATGTGCCGACGGGGCGACCCGGTCGACGTCATCGCGGCGACGTCGGGCCGGGCCATCCCCGACACGGAGGTACGGGTGGCGGCCCCCGGCGGCGAACCGCTCCCGCCGGGCCACCCCGGCGAAGTGCTCGTCCGCGGCCACCACGTCATGCGGGGCTACTTCGAGGACCCGGAGGAGACGGCACGGTGCCTGACGCCCGACGGCTGGCTGCGGACGGGCGACGTCGGCGTCCTCGACACGGCGGGCAACCTCCGCATCACGGACCGCATCAAGGACATGTTCATCGTCGGCGGGTTCAACGCCTACCCCGCCGAGATAGAGCAGCTCCTCGGCGTGCACCCGGCCGTCGCCGACGTCGCGGTGATCGGGGTGCCCGACCCGAGGCTCGGCGAGGTCGGCAAGGCGTACGTGGTGCGGCGCCCCGGATCCGTGGTCACGGCGGACGACCTGATCGCGTGGGCGCGGCGTGAGATGGCGAACTACAAGGTGCCGAGGACCGTCGAGTTCGTGACGGAGCTGCCGAGGAACGCGAGCGGGAAGGTGGTGAAGGGGGAGCTGAGGGGGAGCTGA
- a CDS encoding lipid-transfer protein, whose translation MASLKDATAIVGIGQTPFAKQLRSTEKELACRAIVAALDDAGIAPSEVDAFASYTMEETDEVEVAKAVGAGDVTFFSKVGYGGGGSCATVGHLASAIATGQASVGIAWRSRKRGSGPRPWKNTTVQLPTPAQWTRPFGLLRPADEIAMLARRHMHEYGTTRDHLFNVALACRNRANQNPAAMMYERPLTRDMYMTSRWISEPLCLFDNCLETDGALACVIVSAERARDCRRKPVYVHSVAQGLPAQHHGMVNYWTDDPLSGPAWTAARHLWKQADFGPQDVDVAQIYDAFTPLIPLSLEGYGFCDRGEGGAFTEGGALESGGRLPINTGGGGLSEAYVHGFNLINEGVKQLRGTSTAQVPNATTCLVTAGEGVPTSALLLRAP comes from the coding sequence ATGGCTTCACTCAAGGACGCCACAGCGATAGTGGGAATCGGCCAGACGCCGTTCGCGAAACAACTCCGGTCGACCGAGAAGGAGTTGGCGTGCCGGGCGATCGTCGCCGCGCTCGACGACGCCGGCATCGCGCCGTCCGAGGTCGACGCCTTCGCCTCGTACACGATGGAGGAGACCGACGAGGTCGAGGTCGCCAAGGCCGTCGGCGCGGGTGACGTCACCTTCTTCAGCAAGGTCGGCTACGGCGGCGGCGGTTCCTGCGCCACGGTCGGCCACCTCGCGTCCGCCATCGCCACCGGGCAGGCGAGCGTCGGCATCGCCTGGCGCTCCCGCAAACGCGGCAGCGGCCCGCGCCCCTGGAAGAACACCACGGTCCAACTCCCCACCCCGGCACAGTGGACGCGCCCCTTCGGCCTGCTCCGCCCCGCCGACGAGATCGCGATGCTCGCCCGCCGCCACATGCACGAGTACGGCACGACCCGCGACCACCTCTTCAACGTCGCCCTCGCCTGCCGCAACCGCGCCAACCAGAACCCGGCCGCGATGATGTACGAGCGTCCGCTGACCCGCGACATGTATATGACGTCCCGCTGGATCAGCGAACCGCTCTGCCTCTTCGACAACTGCCTGGAGACGGACGGCGCGCTGGCCTGCGTGATCGTCTCCGCCGAGCGGGCGCGCGACTGCCGCCGGAAGCCGGTGTACGTCCACTCCGTCGCGCAGGGGCTGCCCGCCCAGCACCACGGCATGGTCAACTACTGGACGGACGACCCGCTCTCGGGCCCCGCATGGACGGCGGCCCGACACCTGTGGAAACAGGCGGACTTCGGCCCGCAGGACGTCGACGTCGCCCAGATCTACGACGCGTTCACCCCGCTCATCCCGCTCTCCCTGGAGGGGTACGGCTTCTGCGACCGCGGCGAGGGCGGCGCGTTCACGGAGGGCGGCGCCCTGGAGAGCGGCGGCCGCCTCCCCATCAACACGGGCGGCGGCGGCCTCAGCGAGGCCTACGTCCACGGCTTCAACCTCATCAACGAGGGCGTGAAGCAGCTGCGTGGCACGAGCACGGCCCAGGTCCCGAACGCGACGACCTGCCTGGTGACGGCGGGCGAAGGCGTCCCGACCTCAGCGCTGCTCCTGAGGGCCCCGTAG
- a CDS encoding Zn-ribbon domain-containing OB-fold protein has protein sequence MADATAKTEPLLTPTQDEDGAPFWEYAAAGELRIQACTACGALRFPPRPCCPHCQSFDSNWRRMSGRGRIWSYVFPHPPLLPAYAEQAPYNAIIVELAEAPRIRLVGNLVAAPDAPLNSIPPERLRIGAKVQVVFAEVAGTVVPRWVLERP, from the coding sequence ATGGCAGACGCGACGGCAAAAACGGAACCCCTCCTGACGCCCACGCAGGACGAAGACGGCGCCCCCTTCTGGGAGTACGCCGCCGCAGGCGAGCTACGGATACAAGCCTGCACCGCCTGCGGCGCCCTCCGTTTCCCCCCAAGACCCTGCTGCCCCCACTGCCAGTCCTTCGACAGCAATTGGCGCCGCATGAGCGGCAGAGGCCGCATCTGGTCGTACGTCTTCCCCCACCCCCCGCTCCTCCCCGCCTACGCCGAACAGGCCCCCTACAACGCGATCATCGTCGAGCTCGCCGAAGCCCCGAGGATCCGCCTCGTCGGCAACCTCGTCGCCGCGCCCGACGCTCCCCTGAACTCGATCCCCCCGGAACGCCTCCGCATCGGCGCGAAGGTCCAGGTCGTCTTCGCCGAGGTCGCCGGAACCGTGGTCCCGCGCTGGGTCCTGGAGCGCCCATGA
- a CDS encoding enoyl-CoA hydratase/isomerase family protein: MTTPAGAAPGALRTAVDKDTGVAVLTLDRPERHNAIDVRTADELSATWRRYRFDDTVRAVVVTGAGAKAFCTGIDRDADVPQPASPYTIDDPLIAIGPKANDLWKPVIAAVNGMACGGAFYLIGESEFVVADEHATFFDPHTTYGMVSAYETIHMAQRMPFGEIARMALMGTAERVSARRAYETGLVSELTPSGGAVAAAVRAAETIASYPTEAVQGTVRAVWSAKEAARTQALAHAPHLIALGNLPRDRQAELFTHRRSGDFRTR, translated from the coding sequence ATGACCACCCCGGCCGGGGCCGCGCCCGGCGCCCTGCGCACGGCCGTCGACAAGGACACGGGCGTCGCCGTCCTGACCCTGGACCGCCCGGAGCGCCACAACGCGATCGACGTACGGACGGCGGACGAACTGTCCGCGACCTGGCGCCGCTACCGGTTCGACGACACGGTACGGGCCGTCGTCGTGACCGGCGCGGGCGCGAAGGCGTTCTGCACCGGCATCGACCGGGACGCGGACGTCCCGCAGCCCGCCTCCCCGTACACGATCGACGACCCGCTCATCGCGATCGGACCGAAGGCCAACGACCTGTGGAAGCCGGTGATCGCCGCCGTCAACGGCATGGCGTGCGGCGGCGCCTTCTATCTCATCGGGGAGTCCGAGTTCGTCGTGGCGGACGAGCACGCCACGTTCTTCGACCCGCACACCACGTACGGGATGGTCAGCGCGTACGAGACGATCCACATGGCGCAGCGCATGCCGTTCGGCGAGATCGCGAGGATGGCGCTGATGGGCACGGCCGAACGGGTCTCGGCCCGGCGCGCGTACGAGACGGGCCTGGTCTCCGAGCTGACGCCGTCCGGCGGCGCGGTCGCCGCGGCCGTCCGCGCCGCCGAGACCATCGCCTCGTACCCCACGGAGGCCGTGCAGGGCACGGTGCGGGCCGTCTGGTCGGCGAAGGAGGCCGCCCGCACGCAGGCCCTGGCGCACGCGCCCCACCTGATCGCCCTGGGCAACCTGCCGCGGGACCGCCAGGCGGAGCTGTTCACGCACCGCAGGAGCGGCGACTTCCGTACGAGGTGA
- a CDS encoding PQQ-binding-like beta-propeller repeat protein yields the protein MVDQLTQHDPRRIGPFEVLGRLGAGGMGLVYLARSASGRRVAIKTVRTELAEDQLFRVRFTREVEAARAVSGFYTAAVVDADPRAAVPWLATAYVPAPSLEEIVNEHGPLPTQAVRWLAAGVAEALESIHGAGLVHRDLKPSNVLVVEDGPRVIDFGIASGVSNTRLTMTNVAVGTPAYMSPEQAKDSRSVTGASDVFSLGSTLVFAATGHAPFHGANPVETVFMLLREGPDLEGLPAELRPLIESCMQMDASLRPTPGDLQSQLAPHLFASESGDNDDSGTASAWLPERAVALIEARRGGRPPARVPAGAGRSGGGGGGGGRGAAPAVSAVPATAPPPPARPPHQPSHPLAVTPDAGPVRLAGAKVPIGPGPRVAGARAAAVPADPGLAGSWSRSSAHRAAGNGAAPAAAPVPAPAQAPDAGAGWRPWRFRMSNDVWGTPAVAGNLVYVTSFEVHALDVSTGRRSFKTRDVAWSMAVADGRIHASDGPTLYALDGADGSDLWRLPTDAWVYSLQADRGTVVTGTRGGGVQAWEAVNGEKLWEITGAQTDFETPEAGPRVFDGTVYVWKDARLRALEARTGEERWSYPVGDAASCGGVPVRLTQAQDGYVYVAAGSRVLAIDVAGGHVRWHFEAPAAFLCPPAFAPGPAVTGGGVYLADYLGTVYALDATDGRDRWRIATESRSSIEPVLVADGHVHVGSGKGLYTLDAVTGTPKWRFQAGGEVVGTPVVADRRIHFGSTDHLLYTLKADDGRLRWKLATGGEITGAPVVRDGVVYACSKDRCVYALDAERGTGTSPRA from the coding sequence GTGGTGGATCAGCTGACGCAGCACGATCCGAGGCGGATCGGCCCGTTCGAGGTCCTCGGCAGGCTGGGCGCCGGTGGCATGGGCCTGGTCTATCTCGCGCGCTCCGCGTCGGGACGGCGCGTGGCGATCAAGACGGTGCGGACCGAGCTCGCCGAGGACCAGCTGTTCCGTGTCCGCTTCACGCGCGAGGTCGAGGCGGCCCGCGCCGTGTCCGGTTTCTATACGGCGGCCGTGGTGGACGCCGATCCGCGGGCCGCCGTGCCCTGGCTCGCCACCGCGTACGTCCCCGCGCCCTCCCTTGAAGAAATAGTGAATGAACACGGGCCGCTGCCCACCCAGGCGGTGCGCTGGCTGGCGGCAGGCGTGGCCGAGGCCCTGGAGTCCATCCACGGCGCCGGGCTCGTCCACCGTGACCTCAAGCCGTCCAACGTCCTCGTCGTCGAGGACGGGCCGCGCGTCATCGACTTCGGCATCGCGTCCGGCGTCTCCAACACCCGGCTGACCATGACGAACGTCGCCGTCGGCACGCCCGCGTACATGTCGCCCGAGCAGGCGAAGGACTCGCGCAGCGTCACCGGCGCCAGCGACGTCTTCTCGCTCGGCTCCACCCTCGTCTTCGCCGCCACCGGGCACGCGCCGTTCCACGGCGCCAACCCCGTCGAGACGGTGTTCATGCTGCTCCGGGAAGGCCCCGACCTCGAAGGGCTCCCCGCCGAGCTGCGGCCCCTCATCGAGTCCTGCATGCAGATGGATGCCTCGCTCCGGCCCACCCCCGGCGACCTCCAGTCCCAGCTCGCACCGCACCTCTTCGCCTCCGAGAGCGGCGACAACGACGACAGCGGCACGGCGTCCGCCTGGCTGCCGGAGCGGGCCGTCGCGCTCATCGAGGCGCGCAGGGGCGGCCGTCCGCCCGCCCGTGTCCCCGCGGGTGCGGGCCGCAGCGGCGGTGGCGGCGGTGGCGGTGGCAGGGGCGCGGCCCCCGCCGTGTCCGCGGTGCCCGCCACCGCGCCGCCGCCCCCGGCGAGGCCGCCGCACCAGCCGTCCCACCCCCTCGCGGTCACGCCCGACGCAGGGCCCGTGCGGCTCGCCGGGGCGAAGGTGCCGATCGGCCCCGGGCCGCGGGTCGCCGGCGCGCGCGCCGCCGCCGTGCCCGCCGACCCCGGGCTCGCGGGATCCTGGTCCCGCTCGTCCGCCCACCGCGCCGCGGGCAACGGCGCGGCCCCGGCCGCCGCCCCGGTGCCCGCGCCCGCCCAGGCCCCCGACGCGGGAGCCGGCTGGCGGCCCTGGCGGTTCCGCATGTCCAACGACGTGTGGGGCACCCCCGCCGTCGCGGGCAACCTCGTCTACGTCACGTCCTTCGAGGTCCACGCCCTGGACGTCAGCACCGGCCGGCGCAGCTTCAAGACGCGCGACGTCGCCTGGTCCATGGCGGTGGCCGACGGCCGCATCCACGCGTCCGACGGCCCCACCCTCTACGCACTCGACGGCGCCGACGGCTCCGACCTGTGGCGCCTGCCGACCGACGCCTGGGTGTATTCGCTCCAGGCCGACCGCGGCACCGTCGTCACCGGCACCCGGGGCGGCGGCGTCCAGGCCTGGGAGGCTGTCAACGGCGAGAAGCTCTGGGAGATCACCGGCGCGCAGACCGACTTCGAGACGCCGGAGGCCGGACCCCGCGTCTTCGACGGCACGGTCTACGTCTGGAAGGACGCCCGGCTCCGCGCCCTGGAGGCACGCACCGGCGAGGAACGCTGGTCGTACCCCGTGGGCGACGCGGCCTCCTGCGGAGGCGTACCGGTGCGGCTCACCCAGGCGCAGGACGGGTACGTGTACGTGGCCGCGGGCAGCCGCGTCCTCGCGATCGACGTCGCGGGCGGCCATGTCCGCTGGCACTTCGAGGCGCCCGCCGCCTTCCTCTGCCCGCCCGCGTTCGCGCCCGGTCCCGCCGTGACGGGCGGCGGCGTGTACCTCGCCGACTACCTCGGCACGGTGTACGCCCTCGACGCGACGGACGGCCGCGACCGCTGGCGCATCGCCACGGAGTCCCGCTCCTCCATCGAGCCCGTCCTCGTCGCCGACGGCCACGTCCACGTGGGCAGCGGCAAGGGGCTCTACACCCTCGACGCGGTCACGGGCACGCCGAAGTGGCGGTTCCAGGCGGGCGGCGAGGTCGTCGGCACACCCGTCGTCGCCGACCGGCGCATCCACTTCGGCTCCACGGACCACCTCCTGTACACCCTGAAGGCGGACGACGGCCGCCTCCGCTGGAAGCTCGCCACAGGCGGCGAGATCACCGGGGCGCCCGTGGTGCGGGACGGTGTGGTGTACGCGTGCAGCAAGGACCGGTGCGTGTACGCGCTGGACGCGGAGCGGGGGACGGGGACGTCGCCGAGGGCCTAA
- a CDS encoding VOC family protein codes for MDYAERNTGGGYAEGVPCWADAMLPDVEGGKRFYGELFGWTFDTGSGPEYGHYTQAYSDGLPVAALAPKSDGRMPTVWTVYLASPDAAALAERIRRAGGSMITDVMPVGPFGSMGLAADPEGAVFGLWQAGTHQGFGKQGKPGSYCWTEVYSRDKDLVDPFYEHVFGYGGLDLDLDGEDFRIWSPAGTEPGPDTAIGGRSLLAGLSPAVPVSDRYVPARMPAHFLVYFNVADADASAAAVTRLGGRVRTPPADTPYGRIAVFTDNQGATFAVLQG; via the coding sequence ATGGACTACGCGGAGCGGAACACAGGGGGCGGATACGCGGAGGGCGTGCCCTGCTGGGCCGACGCCATGCTGCCCGACGTGGAGGGCGGCAAGCGGTTCTACGGTGAGCTCTTCGGGTGGACTTTCGACACCGGTTCCGGACCGGAGTACGGGCACTACACCCAGGCGTACAGCGACGGCCTGCCCGTCGCCGCGCTCGCCCCCAAGTCCGACGGCCGCATGCCCACCGTATGGACGGTGTACCTGGCAAGCCCGGACGCCGCCGCGCTCGCCGAGCGGATCAGGCGCGCGGGCGGCTCGATGATCACGGACGTCATGCCGGTGGGGCCCTTCGGCTCCATGGGCCTGGCCGCCGACCCCGAGGGCGCCGTCTTCGGGCTCTGGCAGGCCGGGACGCACCAGGGCTTCGGAAAGCAGGGGAAGCCCGGCTCGTACTGCTGGACCGAGGTGTACTCCCGGGACAAGGACCTGGTCGACCCGTTCTACGAGCACGTCTTCGGATACGGCGGCCTCGACCTGGACCTCGACGGCGAGGACTTCCGCATCTGGTCGCCCGCGGGCACCGAGCCAGGACCCGACACGGCGATCGGCGGCCGCAGCCTCCTGGCCGGGCTCTCCCCGGCCGTCCCCGTCTCCGACCGGTACGTCCCCGCGCGGATGCCCGCACACTTCCTCGTCTACTTCAACGTGGCCGACGCCGACGCGAGCGCCGCCGCGGTGACCCGCCTCGGCGGGCGCGTCCGGACCCCGCCGGCCGACACCCCGTACGGTCGGATCGCGGTGTTCACGGACAATCAAGGGGCGACGTTCGCGGTCCTTCAGGGCTGA